Proteins from a single region of Hermetia illucens chromosome 3, iHerIll2.2.curated.20191125, whole genome shotgun sequence:
- the LOC119650715 gene encoding nucleolysin TIAR isoform X1, producing MDETQPKTLYVGNLDHVINEDFLITLFNTLGAVKSCKIIREPGNDPYAFIEFTSHQSAATALTAMNKRVLSNKEIKVNWATSPGNQPKTDTSSHHHIFVGDLSPEIETETLREAFAPFGEISNCRIVRDPQTMKSKGYAFVSFVKKAEAENAIQAMNGQWLGSRSIRTNWSTRKPPQPREQNKSGQKLGRPTYEEVYNQTSPTNTTVYCGGFPPNVISEDLMHKHFGQFGTIQDVRVFKDKGYAFIKFTTKESAAHAIEVTHNTEVHGYPVKCFWGKENGGDMVMGGNAGGAAAGVVFSPTVPNAQTIGGQIISPQGAQYPYAYQQMGYWYAPTGYPAQMSAQYMQQGYYPYAYAAAQQGAGGNIGYRMVQPNVAWGVPGGVPGVTTAAGAATNGSATQPQMMYSAAMPQYQTQ from the exons ATGGATGAGACGCAACCGAAAACCCTTTACGTGGGGAACCTCGACCATGTCATCAACGAGGACTTCCTCATTACCCTGTTCAACACTTTAGGTGCTGTTAAGAGCTGTAAGATTATCAGGGAGCCCGGCAACGACCCCTACGCCTTCATCGAGTTCACTTCCCACCAATCGGCCGCTACTGCTCTGACTGCAATGAACAAACGAGTTCTGTCCAACAAAGAAATTAAG GTTAACTGGGCCACGAGCCCCGGCAACCAGCCAAAGACAGACACCAGCTCACATCACCACATATTCGTGGGAGACCTAAGTCCCGAAATCGAGACGGAAACCCTTCGCGAGGCATTCGCTCCGTTCGGCGAAATCTCAAATTGCAGAATCGTCCGCGATCCACAGACAATGAAGTCGAAAGGCTACGCGTTCGTGTCATTTGTGAAGAAAGCCGAGGCAGAGAACGCGATCCAGGCCATGAACGGCCAGTGGCTGGGCTCGCGTTCAATCCGAACAAACTGGTCGACACGAAAACCGCCACAACCTCGCGAACAGAACAAATCGGGCCAAAAGCTCGGCCGCCCCACATACGAGGAGGTGTACAATCAAACTAGCCCAACAAATACGACAGTTTACTGCGGCGGCTTCCCGCCGAATGTGATTAGCGAAGATCTTATGCACAAACATTTCGGGCAGTTCGGCACAATCCAGGACGTGCGGGTATTCAAGGACAAGGGATACGCGTTCATCAAGTTCACAACGAAAGAATCGGCTGCTCACGCCATAGAAGTAACACACAATACCGAGGTGCACGGCTATCCAGTGAAGTGCTTTTGGGGCAAGGAAAATGGCGGGGATATGGTAATGGGTGGCAATGCAGGCGGTGCAGCTGCCGGTGTTGTATTCAGCCCAACTGTGCCAAATGCACAGACCATAGGCGGACAAATAATTTCACCCCAAGGTGCCCAGTATCCGTACGCTTATCAGCAAATGGGGTATTGGTACGCTCCGACG GGTTATCCTGCGCAAATGTCGGCACAATATATGCAACAAGGCTACTATCCATACGCCTACGCTGCAGCTCAACAAGGAGCCGGAGGTAATATTG GATATCGTATGGTACAGCCAAATGTTGCATGGGGTGTACCGGGGGGCGTGCCCGGCGTGACCACCGCAGCTGGAGCTGCAACGAATGGTAGTGCCACACAGCCACAAATGATGTACAGTGCGGCTATGCCGCAATACCAGACACAATGA
- the LOC119650715 gene encoding nucleolysin TIAR isoform X2 gives MDETQPKTLYVGNLDHVINEDFLITLFNTLGAVKSCKIIREPGNDPYAFIEFTSHQSAATALTAMNKRVLSNKEIKVNWATSPGNQPKTDTSSHHHIFVGDLSPEIETETLREAFAPFGEISNCRIVRDPQTMKSKGYAFVSFVKKAEAENAIQAMNGQWLGSRSIRTNWSTRKPPQPREQNKSGQKLGRPTYEEVYNQTSPTNTTVYCGGFPPNVISEDLMHKHFGQFGTIQDVRVFKDKGYAFIKFTTKESAAHAIEVTHNTEVHGYPVKCFWGKENGGDMVMGGNAGGAAAGVVFSPTVPNAQTIGGQIISPQGAQYPYAYQQMGYWYAPTGYPAQMSAQYMQQGYYPYAYAAAQQGAGGYRMVQPNVAWGVPGGVPGVTTAAGAATNGSATQPQMMYSAAMPQYQTQ, from the exons ATGGATGAGACGCAACCGAAAACCCTTTACGTGGGGAACCTCGACCATGTCATCAACGAGGACTTCCTCATTACCCTGTTCAACACTTTAGGTGCTGTTAAGAGCTGTAAGATTATCAGGGAGCCCGGCAACGACCCCTACGCCTTCATCGAGTTCACTTCCCACCAATCGGCCGCTACTGCTCTGACTGCAATGAACAAACGAGTTCTGTCCAACAAAGAAATTAAG GTTAACTGGGCCACGAGCCCCGGCAACCAGCCAAAGACAGACACCAGCTCACATCACCACATATTCGTGGGAGACCTAAGTCCCGAAATCGAGACGGAAACCCTTCGCGAGGCATTCGCTCCGTTCGGCGAAATCTCAAATTGCAGAATCGTCCGCGATCCACAGACAATGAAGTCGAAAGGCTACGCGTTCGTGTCATTTGTGAAGAAAGCCGAGGCAGAGAACGCGATCCAGGCCATGAACGGCCAGTGGCTGGGCTCGCGTTCAATCCGAACAAACTGGTCGACACGAAAACCGCCACAACCTCGCGAACAGAACAAATCGGGCCAAAAGCTCGGCCGCCCCACATACGAGGAGGTGTACAATCAAACTAGCCCAACAAATACGACAGTTTACTGCGGCGGCTTCCCGCCGAATGTGATTAGCGAAGATCTTATGCACAAACATTTCGGGCAGTTCGGCACAATCCAGGACGTGCGGGTATTCAAGGACAAGGGATACGCGTTCATCAAGTTCACAACGAAAGAATCGGCTGCTCACGCCATAGAAGTAACACACAATACCGAGGTGCACGGCTATCCAGTGAAGTGCTTTTGGGGCAAGGAAAATGGCGGGGATATGGTAATGGGTGGCAATGCAGGCGGTGCAGCTGCCGGTGTTGTATTCAGCCCAACTGTGCCAAATGCACAGACCATAGGCGGACAAATAATTTCACCCCAAGGTGCCCAGTATCCGTACGCTTATCAGCAAATGGGGTATTGGTACGCTCCGACG GGTTATCCTGCGCAAATGTCGGCACAATATATGCAACAAGGCTACTATCCATACGCCTACGCTGCAGCTCAACAAGGAGCCGGAG GATATCGTATGGTACAGCCAAATGTTGCATGGGGTGTACCGGGGGGCGTGCCCGGCGTGACCACCGCAGCTGGAGCTGCAACGAATGGTAGTGCCACACAGCCACAAATGATGTACAGTGCGGCTATGCCGCAATACCAGACACAATGA
- the LOC119651763 gene encoding E3 ubiquitin-protein ligase RNFT1: MASNNRPSSHSSNGYQSTQHSPMPSSHTPGHEMRIQIEDNEMQLPTNLRPVSASEFYSIRNATGAVQQNISSILNQARNEIERRTSQTRMWGLQIDAMLQGVQRPPLIPHPLAAIPNNDINRTEAVSTRILPPDPTNRIHILHGNANHSNSNLEGVTVRISLNSDENAAPPTTISAGTSGSTSSISNSASRAETSTSSGGNSSPLRSRSEHPFLDRVAALTRDDPPDLVGRPGRPDLDGVLAEMLAPYPLFRRFIKAATRYIPFILFLLVKSVFDHFEAVTDVVTLFSIFYFMDSSLQKQVARQAQSKKWICLRDIGIMMLCLLYWIKERKDYYNLLLIKNVKWTISFSTLFYSVCITDGILKIITVLIKNVIAALPSRILPYSRRGRFYILIESASQLYRYLAPVELWVVYLTARHSVAVQILCGMTYFFLKSIFLLHHLEFLKNAIVMFPRKVKYGSIPTKEDIEKTGDQCAICHDTYTTPVLLKCNHIFCENCIGSWFRTETTCPMCRAKVAEDMSWLDGQTTQFIQIF, from the exons ATGGCTAGTAATAACCGACCGTCTTCTCACTCAAGCAACGgctatcagtcgactcagcacaGTCCAATGCCATCATCTCATACCCCCGGACATGAAATGCGCATACAAATTGAAGACAATGAAATGCAATTACCAACAAATCTGCGTCCAGTGTCTGCATCAGAATTCTATTCGATTCGCAATGCAACAGGAGCCGTTCAACAGAACATTTCGTCGATCTTAAATCAGGCACGCAATGAGATAGAACGACGAACCAGCCAAACTAgaatgtggggattacagattGATGCGATGCTTCAGGGGGTCCAACGTCCGCCGCTCATTCCCCATCCGCTCGCAGCGATACCAAATAACGACATCAACCGAACCGAAGCAGTTTCGACAAGAATATTGCCTCCGGATCCGACAAATCGAATCCACATACTGCACGGCAACGCTAATCATTCCAATAGTAATTTAGAGGGTGTGACTGTCAGGATAAGTTTGAATAGTGACGAAAATGCTGCTCCTCCAACTACGATAAGTGCGGGGACCAGTGGTAGTACTAGTAGTATTAGTAACTCTGCGAGTCGAGCGGAAACCTCGACATCATCAGGAGGTAATTCATCACCGCTACGATCCAGATCAGAGCATCCGTTTTTGGATCGAGTTGCAGCGCTCACTCGAGACGATCCACCTGACTTGGTTGGGAGGCCAGGTCGCCCTGATTTGGATGGAGTTCTTGCAGAAATGCTGGCACCGTATCCCCTGTTCCGTCGATTTATCAAAGCTGCCACACGGTACATTCCTTTCATTTTATTCCTACTGGTAAAATCCGTGtttgatcacttcgaagccgTCACCGACGTGGTGACTCTCTTCAGTATATTCTATTTCATGGACTCTTCGTTGCAAAAACAAGTCGCTCGGCAAGCACAATCGAAAAAATGGATCTGCCTGCGCGATATAGGGATTATGATGCTGTGTTTGTTATATTGGATCAAGGAGCGCAAGGACTATTACAATTTGCTGTTGATTAAGAATGTTAAATGGACAATTTCGTTTTCGACGCTGTTTTATTCAGTCTGCATTACGGATGGCattctgaaaataattacagttcTGATCAAGAACGTAATCGCTGCGCTACCATCGAGGATTCTACCTTACAGTAGGCGG GGACGGTTCTATATTCTGATTGAGTCGGCTTCCCAGCTGTATCGATATTTGGCTCCAGTGGAGCTGTGGGTCGTATATTTGACGGCAAGACATTCAGTTGCAGTTCAG ATACTATGCGGAATGACTTACTTCTTCCTGAAATCAATATTCCTTTTGCACCATTTGGAGTTCTTGAAAAACGCTATTGTTATGTTTCCGCGAAAAGTC AAATATGGATCGATACCGACAAAGGAAGATATTGAAAAAACTGGGGATCAATGCGCAATTTGCCACGATACATACACCACTCCCGTTCTATTAAAATGCAATCATATCTTCTGCGAGAATTGCATTGGGTCATGGTTTCGAACTGAGACCACATGTCCCATGTGTCGAGCTAAAGTGGCCGAGGACATGTCGTGGCTTGATGGCCAGACAACACagtttattcaaatattctGA